The following are encoded in a window of Bacteroidota bacterium genomic DNA:
- a CDS encoding glycosyltransferase family 39 protein, with translation MIPREYLSTMGEIPTNKKQGLNSKLIFFLLLFFLFLLSLFIRTYGLSLESLYGDEMYSVFHGQKSLSELKVIFLNDQNPPMHIALLHFWMEIFGVTEIASKMLSVACSVFAGLILFLFAKKFLNIQTAVIAFFLFLFSNSQHYFSTEVRPYALIQLLCISSFYIYFNLLTKPKKSDVIFLWLINLSLLFTHYLSVFILVVQFVFIWGYFKENRKAFVYYFVSQIFLVISFLPWVSILLSNVPKEGSFWNIAPNFDAFRYHTNVLSGSETLFYVFSAFVSLSFLIVVFNNQLKVLSMEFNRKHYFVFVTLYILPIVLDFIVSQKTPVFHARYILYTTIGLFLCIAYFFSNLKMKFLYKFLFIIPFALLILTSFEITQEREDDWKRMVPVVKSKQDKNTVIFISATYKYMDFAFYYDYESFRNYSKSAEMLAKNNVYYCEKCPLYGWENLNYDTINKVIYVHSHSQFQDPDHKIEEFIVSKGFKECSYYKRISTGYTVFVKNELACNPIEIIADVSDNPCDLVKSFIGKNVKGDSCLVFHSSFMNAGCNIDNPSIIFTDTGRASYLINEQNQFSPGIVKKISELNGKTAISINALVYNEKKSIGHMVISVEKDGESLFRADLIVLEKMKVPNNWNNISLIANLPSGISDDAELKIYVWNRAKENFYIENFKVVIQKGEF, from the coding sequence GTGATTCCACGAGAATATTTGTCAACAATGGGTGAAATTCCAACAAATAAAAAACAAGGATTAAATAGTAAATTAATATTCTTTTTACTGTTGTTTTTTTTGTTTTTACTATCACTGTTTATTCGTACATATGGCCTTTCTCTGGAGAGCTTATATGGCGATGAGATGTATAGTGTGTTTCATGGTCAAAAATCGCTATCTGAACTAAAAGTAATATTTTTAAATGATCAAAACCCACCCATGCACATTGCTTTGTTGCATTTTTGGATGGAAATTTTCGGAGTAACAGAAATAGCTTCTAAAATGTTATCTGTTGCATGTAGTGTTTTTGCAGGCCTTATTTTATTTTTATTTGCCAAAAAGTTTTTGAACATTCAAACAGCAGTAATTGCTTTTTTCTTGTTTTTGTTTTCCAATTCCCAGCACTATTTCTCTACAGAGGTAAGGCCTTATGCCCTTATTCAATTGTTGTGCATTTCTTCATTTTATATTTATTTCAATTTGCTTACTAAGCCCAAAAAGAGCGATGTTATTTTTTTGTGGTTAATTAATTTGTCTTTACTCTTTACGCATTACCTTTCTGTTTTTATTCTTGTTGTTCAGTTTGTTTTTATTTGGGGATATTTTAAAGAAAACAGAAAAGCTTTTGTTTATTATTTTGTTAGTCAAATATTCCTTGTAATTTCTTTTTTGCCCTGGGTTTCTATACTCTTATCCAATGTTCCCAAAGAAGGCTCTTTTTGGAACATAGCTCCAAATTTTGATGCATTTAGATACCATACAAATGTTCTTTCGGGAAGTGAAACTTTGTTTTATGTTTTTAGTGCATTTGTTTCGCTTTCATTTTTGATTGTTGTTTTCAACAATCAGCTGAAGGTTCTTAGCATGGAGTTTAATCGCAAACACTACTTTGTTTTTGTAACACTGTATATCCTGCCCATAGTTCTGGATTTTATTGTTTCTCAGAAAACCCCGGTATTCCATGCAAGGTATATTTTGTATACCACCATTGGTTTGTTTTTGTGCATTGCTTACTTTTTTTCAAATCTAAAAATGAAATTTCTTTATAAGTTCTTATTTATTATCCCTTTTGCTTTATTGATACTCACTTCTTTTGAAATTACGCAGGAACGCGAAGATGATTGGAAAAGAATGGTTCCGGTTGTAAAAAGTAAGCAGGATAAGAATACGGTTATTTTTATTTCCGCCACTTATAAATACATGGATTTTGCTTTTTATTACGATTACGAATCCTTTAGGAATTATTCAAAATCGGCTGAAATGTTGGCAAAAAACAATGTTTACTATTGTGAGAAGTGTCCTTTGTATGGATGGGAAAATTTAAATTACGATACTATAAATAAAGTTATTTATGTTCATTCTCATTCGCAATTTCAGGATCCTGACCATAAAATAGAAGAATTTATTGTAAGTAAAGGATTTAAAGAATGCAGCTATTACAAGAGAATCAGTACAGGCTACACTGTATTTGTAAAAAATGAGTTAGCTTGTAATCCAATTGAAATTATTGCAGATGTCTCAGACAATCCCTGTGATTTGGTAAAAAGCTTTATTGGCAAGAATGTTAAGGGTGATTCTTGTCTTGTTTTTCATTCTTCCTTTATGAATGCAGGTTGTAATATAGATAACCCTTCAATTATATTCACTGATACTGGAAGGGCATCTTATTTAATTAATGAACAAAATCAGTTTAGCCCGGGAATAGTAAAAAAAATAAGTGAATTGAATGGAAAAACAGCCATTTCAATAAACGCTTTAGTTTATAATGAAAAAAAATCAATCGGACATATGGTTATTTCAGTTGAAAAAGATGGGGAATCCTTGTTCAGAGCTGATTTAATTGTTCTGGAAAAAATGAAGGTGCCAAATAACTGGAATAATATTTCTTTAATAGCAAACTTGCCTAGCGGTATTTCTGATGATG